Genomic DNA from Frondihabitans sp. PAMC 28766:
ACCCCGGCGGCAAGCTCGCCCTCGTCGTCTGACGTCCCTCCGTCTTGCGCATGGCCTCCGTTTTACCTATAGGTAGCGCTCTGCCGACAGGAAGTTTCTGTGCGGAAAGGGTTTGCCTATAGGGAGAACGGGAGGGGCTAGAGCGCGGCGACGAAGGCGTCGAGGCGGGCGAGCGTGCGCTCGGGCTGCTCCAGCTGGGGCAGGTGGCCGGCCTCGGCGATGAGCTCGAAGCGGGCGTCGCCGAAGGCCTCGGCGTAGGCGCGGCCGTAGCTCGGCGGGAAGACGCGGTCGCTCTCGCCCCAAAGCACCAGCGTGGGCACCTGGACGCCGGGCAGGCGCTCGAGCAGCGACGGGTCGTGCATGTAGGGGTCGCCCGCGATCGAGCCCATGGTCGCCATGTTCGCGCGCTGGGCGGCGATCTGCTCGGGCGACTGCGTGGCCGGGTCGACGAAGAAGCGGTCGGCGTCGTGCCACGAGTGCTCGGCGATCTCACGAGGGGTGAGGGCGAAGAACTGGACGAAGTCTTCGCCGGGGATCTTCACACCCGCGCCGTCGATCACCACGGCGGCGCCGACGCGAGCGGGCTCGCCGGCCGGCCGCGTGGCATCCTGCGCCGCCAGCTCGGACGTGAGCCAGCCGCCGAGCGACGAGCCGATCACGACGACGTCGGTCAGCCCTTCGGCCGCCAGCAGGTCGAGCAGGAGGGTGGCGTAGGCCGGGACGCTGGTCAGCGACGCGGCGCGCGGCGCGCCGTTCCACCCGGGGAGCGTGGGGAGGAGGGCGCGGTGGCCGGTGTCGGCCGCATGCTGCGCGATGCCGCGGACGGTGAAGGGGCCGCCGCCGCCGTGCAGCACGAGCACTGCGGGGGCGCCGGGCGCGGGGGTGGACGGCGCGAAGTCGTCGAGGGTTAGTGGGACGCCGTCGGTGGGCGTCAGGATTCTGGTGGTCGTCTCGGTCATGTCGGCGAGTCTAAATCAACATGTTGATATAAACAAGTTGCTAAACTGTGGTCATGGTCTCCCTTCTCGAACTCGGCCGCGCCGTCAAGCAGGCGCAGTGGCGCCACCACCGCGCCATGGACCGCCGGCTCGCCGAGATCGGTACGACGCTGACCCAGTGGGACGCCCTGCGTGCCATCGCCCGGCAGCCCGGCGCCTCGGCGCACGAACTGGCGATGGCCACCTTCCAGAGCGATCAGGCGTTCGGCACGCTCGCGGGGCGACTGGCGGCGCAGGATCTCATCGTGCGGGCTCCGGGGTCCGGCCGCCGGGTGGAGCACCGGCTGACGCCTGCGGGGGCGGCGATGCTGGCGGCCGGCACCGCCGTGGCCGAGCGGTTCCTCGTGGGCTCGTTCGAGTCGCTCGACGACGCCGAGCGGGCAACCCTCTACGACCTGCTGAACCGCCTGGGCGGGTAGCGCAGGCCCAAACGGGCCCGGGGCTCGCTTGCGAGATCGCAGTTCAGCCGAGCATCGGGGTGGCGGGCGGGTCGAAGTGCGATCTCGCGCTCGTGCTCTGTGGCGACCGCGGCGCCGGCGAACCCGTCAGGCGGTGAAGTCGGCGGAGATCGTGACCGTCACCTCGATGTCGGGCGGCGTGAGGTCGAACGATGCCCCGTCGTGGGCGGCCGACTTCATCATCATCGCCTCCCGCGCGAAGGCACCGCTGCCACCACCGCCGCCGGGTCGCAGCCCCTCCTCATACAGGCGGTCGAGCAGCGGGGCGCCCACGTCGAGAGCAGCGGCGTAGTCGGCGGCGCGATCCGTGGCATCCTGCACCGCCTCGAACCGCGCCGAGCGGGCCAGGGCGCGACGCGTGGCGGGGTGGAGCTGCCACGTGAGGCCGTCGATCTCGACCAGCTCGGTTTCGGCGAGACGGCCGCCGAGGGCGCCGAGCTGCACGAAGTCGGTGACGACGAGGTCGAGCGAGACGCGCGCCCGGGCCTGCACGACTGGCTCGTCACGGCCCTGGCGGTACTCGCGGATCGTGTCGCTGACGAGGCCGGTCGACGTGTGCGACGGGGCCGAGTCGCCCAGCGCATCGAGGTCGGCGAGCAGCCCGGCGTGCGCCTCCGATACCTGGCGCGCGACGCCGGCTCGGTCGTCGCCGGTGGCCGTCACGGCTACGTGCAGGTTTGCCGACTCGGCAGGATGCGAGGCGGTCGCCGTGCCACCCACCACGAAAGTCGTCATGACGACATCCTGCCCCCGTCACCCGTCACCCGTCACCAGCCACCCGCCGCCCGCGCGCTCGGCGACGGGTCAGGCCGGGTGCACCCGGGCGATGAAGCCGTTGACGTCGTCGAGCTCCTCCTGCGAGATGCCGTGGGCGAGCCCCGGGTAGACGTTCTCTTCGACATCGGTGTGCGCGGCGAGCCAGGCCGAGGTGCGCTCGACCGCGTCGCCGGGTATCACCCGGTCGGCGTCGCCGTGCCCGTAGAAGACCTTTGGCCGCGCGGCTGCGACGGCGTCGTCGACCGAGGACGTGGCACCGGGCACCACGAAGCCGGCGAGCACCACGGCGAAATCGAAGACGGTGGGCCGCTTGCGCAGCAGTTGCAGCGAGAGCGAGCCGCCCTGCGAGAAACCGAGCAGCGAGACGGCGGGGTGGGCTCCTGCCAGCGAGTCGATGAACGCCAGCACGGCGTCAGCCGCCTCGTCGACCGGCGCGTAGTCGGGGGTGCCCGGCTGCGAGAGCGGGTACCACGACCAGCCGTTGCCGTTCGCTGCGCCGGGGTAGGGCAGTGGGGCTCGGAGCGACGCGTACGCGAACTCCGGCGAGAGGTACGGCGCGAGCCCGATGAGGTCGCCCTCGTGCGAGCCCACACCGTGAAGCAGCACCACGAGGGGCTTGCCGCGCCGCTCGTCTTCGGGCAGGGACCAGCGGACGGCGGACGTGTCGATCAAGACCATGCCAAAAGCGTATCGGCCGTTCGTCACACGTTCGGAACATCCGGCAGGTAAGAATGGGGCATGAGTTCTGTGCGCACGCCTGACCCCGATGGGGCCGACCCCAACTCCGCCTGGCTCTCCGAAGAGGAGCTCTTCGAGATCCGGCAGCGCCTGCCGATCCTCTACGTCGAGGCCGTGCCGGTGCGCGTCAACGGCGAAGGCGTCGTCACCGAGGTCGGCGTGCTGCTGCGCGCCGACAGTGAGGGCGCGATGACCAGGATGCTGGTGTCCGGGCGCGTCATGTACGGCGAGTCGCTGCGGACGGCGCTGTTCCGGCACCTCGAGAAGGACCTCGGCCCGATGGCCTTCCCGCAGTTGCCGCCGTCGCCGGTGCCGTTCTCGGTGGCCGAGTACTTCCCCTTCCCGGGCGCCTCGGTCTACACCGACGAGCGCC
This window encodes:
- a CDS encoding alpha/beta fold hydrolase; this encodes MTETTTRILTPTDGVPLTLDDFAPSTPAPGAPAVLVLHGGGGPFTVRGIAQHAADTGHRALLPTLPGWNGAPRAASLTSVPAYATLLLDLLAAEGLTDVVVIGSSLGGWLTSELAAQDATRPAGEPARVGAAVVIDGAGVKIPGEDFVQFFALTPREIAEHSWHDADRFFVDPATQSPEQIAAQRANMATMGSIAGDPYMHDPSLLERLPGVQVPTLVLWGESDRVFPPSYGRAYAEAFGDARFELIAEAGHLPQLEQPERTLARLDAFVAAL
- a CDS encoding NUDIX hydrolase family protein; protein product: MSSVRTPDPDGADPNSAWLSEEELFEIRQRLPILYVEAVPVRVNGEGVVTEVGVLLRADSEGAMTRMLVSGRVMYGESLRTALFRHLEKDLGPMAFPQLPPSPVPFSVAEYFPFPGASVYTDERQHAVSLAYVVPVTGTCDPRQDALEITWMSPLVAASPEVSAEMEGGRGALLRTALASVGALS
- a CDS encoding SIMPL domain-containing protein, whose product is MTTFVVGGTATASHPAESANLHVAVTATGDDRAGVARQVSEAHAGLLADLDALGDSAPSHTSTGLVSDTIREYRQGRDEPVVQARARVSLDLVVTDFVQLGALGGRLAETELVEIDGLTWQLHPATRRALARSARFEAVQDATDRAADYAAALDVGAPLLDRLYEEGLRPGGGGGSGAFAREAMMMKSAAHDGASFDLTPPDIEVTVTISADFTA
- a CDS encoding MarR family winged helix-turn-helix transcriptional regulator, whose amino-acid sequence is MVSLLELGRAVKQAQWRHHRAMDRRLAEIGTTLTQWDALRAIARQPGASAHELAMATFQSDQAFGTLAGRLAAQDLIVRAPGSGRRVEHRLTPAGAAMLAAGTAVAERFLVGSFESLDDAERATLYDLLNRLGG
- a CDS encoding alpha/beta hydrolase codes for the protein MVLIDTSAVRWSLPEDERRGKPLVVLLHGVGSHEGDLIGLAPYLSPEFAYASLRAPLPYPGAANGNGWSWYPLSQPGTPDYAPVDEAADAVLAFIDSLAGAHPAVSLLGFSQGGSLSLQLLRKRPTVFDFAVVLAGFVVPGATSSVDDAVAAARPKVFYGHGDADRVIPGDAVERTSAWLAAHTDVEENVYPGLAHGISQEELDDVNGFIARVHPA